From one Phocaeicola salanitronis DSM 18170 genomic stretch:
- a CDS encoding glycoside hydrolase family 3 N-terminal domain-containing protein — protein sequence MKHLKNIALASVLCAGTCLNAEGQTVPPAIPSDPEIEANIQNWLKKMTIEEKIGQMCEITIDVVTDFEASQKDGFTLDKAKLDTVIGKYKVGSLLNVPLSIAQPKEKWAEAIRQIQELSMKEIGIPCIYGVDQIHGTTYTLDGTLFPQGVNMGATFNRDLVKREAEISAYETKAGCIPWTYAPVVDLGRDPRWSRMWENYGEDCYVNAEMGKASVIGFQGEDPNHIGKYNVAACMKHYMGYGVPVSGKDRTPSSISRSDMREKHFAPYLAAVRQGALSVMVNSGVDNGMPFHANREFLTQWLKEDLNWDGLVVTDWADINNLCTRDHIAATKKEAIKIAINAGIDMSMVPYEVSFCDYLKELVQEGEVPMSRIDDAVARVLRLKYRLGLFDKPYWSTGDYPEFGSKEFADVALQAAEESEVLLKNEGGILPLAKGTKILLAGPNANSMRCLNGGWSYSWQGHRADECAQAYNTIYEALCNKFGKENILYEPGVTYAPYKNDNWWEENTPEIDKPVAAAQNADVIIACIGENSYCETPGNLTDLNLSMNQQNLMKALAATGKPVILILNEGRPRLIKDIEPLAKAVVNVMLPGNYGGDALANLLAGDANFSGKMPYTYPKHINALATYDYKPCENIGQMGGNYNYDSVMDIQWPFGFGLSYTTYKYSNLKVDKVQFTADDELTFTVDVTNTGSVAGKESVLLYSKDLVASSTPDNIRLRNFEKVSLNPGETKTVTMKLKGSDLAFVNYYGKWTLEKGDFKVKCGDQWIDLQCTQTKVWDTPNR from the coding sequence ATGAAACATCTAAAAAACATTGCACTGGCTTCTGTTTTGTGTGCAGGAACCTGTTTAAATGCAGAAGGACAAACCGTCCCGCCTGCCATCCCTTCTGACCCCGAAATCGAAGCCAACATCCAAAATTGGCTCAAGAAAATGACCATCGAGGAAAAGATAGGTCAGATGTGTGAAATCACCATCGATGTAGTGACCGACTTCGAAGCGAGCCAAAAGGACGGGTTCACCCTGGACAAAGCCAAGCTGGATACCGTTATCGGGAAATACAAGGTCGGCTCGCTCCTGAACGTTCCCCTGAGCATTGCCCAGCCGAAAGAGAAATGGGCGGAAGCCATCAGGCAGATTCAGGAACTTTCGATGAAGGAAATCGGAATCCCCTGCATCTATGGCGTAGACCAGATACACGGAACCACTTATACTCTTGATGGAACCCTGTTCCCGCAAGGTGTCAACATGGGAGCCACATTCAACCGGGACCTGGTAAAGCGTGAAGCCGAAATCTCGGCATACGAAACCAAAGCGGGATGCATCCCCTGGACGTATGCTCCCGTAGTAGATTTGGGAAGAGACCCGCGCTGGTCGCGCATGTGGGAGAACTATGGAGAGGACTGCTACGTGAATGCGGAAATGGGCAAAGCGTCGGTCATCGGCTTCCAAGGCGAAGACCCGAACCACATCGGCAAATATAACGTAGCCGCCTGTATGAAACACTATATGGGCTATGGCGTTCCGGTTTCGGGCAAGGACCGTACGCCCTCTTCCATCTCGCGGAGCGACATGCGCGAAAAGCACTTCGCGCCTTATCTGGCAGCCGTCCGCCAGGGGGCGTTGAGCGTGATGGTCAACTCGGGCGTGGACAACGGCATGCCCTTCCATGCCAACAGGGAATTCCTGACCCAATGGCTGAAAGAAGACTTGAACTGGGACGGGCTGGTGGTAACAGACTGGGCGGACATCAACAACCTGTGTACCCGCGACCACATTGCCGCGACCAAGAAAGAAGCCATCAAGATAGCCATCAACGCCGGCATTGACATGTCGATGGTGCCATACGAAGTGAGCTTCTGCGATTACCTGAAAGAACTGGTACAGGAAGGCGAAGTGCCCATGAGCCGTATTGACGATGCGGTAGCGCGTGTCTTGCGCCTGAAATACCGTCTCGGGCTCTTCGACAAGCCTTACTGGAGCACCGGAGACTATCCGGAATTCGGTTCAAAAGAATTTGCTGATGTAGCCCTCCAGGCAGCCGAAGAGTCGGAAGTGCTGCTTAAGAACGAAGGGGGCATCCTGCCGCTCGCCAAAGGCACGAAGATTCTTCTGGCTGGCCCGAACGCCAACTCCATGCGGTGCCTGAACGGAGGCTGGTCATACAGCTGGCAAGGGCACCGTGCCGACGAATGCGCCCAGGCATACAACACCATCTACGAAGCCCTCTGCAACAAGTTCGGCAAAGAGAACATCCTCTACGAACCGGGCGTGACTTACGCTCCCTACAAGAACGATAACTGGTGGGAAGAGAACACGCCGGAAATTGACAAGCCGGTAGCCGCCGCTCAAAATGCCGATGTCATCATCGCTTGCATCGGCGAGAATTCCTATTGCGAGACTCCGGGCAACCTGACCGACCTGAACCTTTCGATGAACCAGCAAAACCTGATGAAGGCATTGGCTGCAACCGGCAAGCCCGTCATCCTGATTCTGAACGAAGGCCGCCCGCGCCTGATAAAGGATATCGAACCGCTTGCCAAAGCCGTAGTAAACGTAATGCTTCCGGGCAATTACGGAGGAGACGCCCTGGCAAACCTGCTTGCAGGCGACGCCAATTTCAGCGGGAAGATGCCGTACACCTATCCGAAACATATCAATGCCCTCGCCACCTACGACTACAAGCCGTGCGAGAACATCGGACAGATGGGCGGGAACTACAATTATGATTCGGTCATGGATATCCAATGGCCTTTCGGATTCGGACTGAGCTACACTACCTATAAATACAGCAACCTGAAGGTAGACAAGGTCCAATTTACCGCCGATGATGAGCTGACCTTCACCGTAGACGTGACCAACACGGGAAGCGTGGCAGGCAAGGAAAGCGTATTGCTTTACTCGAAAGACTTGGTGGCAAGCAGCACCCCCGACAACATCCGCCTGCGCAACTTCGAGAAGGTTTCCCTGAATCCGGGCGAAACCAAGACCGTAACCATGAAGCTGAAAGGAAGCGACCTGGCTTTCGTCAACTATTACGGAAAATGGACGCTGGAGAAAGGTGACTTCAAAGTGAAGTGCGGCGACCAGTGGATAGACCTGCAATGCACACAAACCAAGGTGTGGGATACCCCTAACCGATAA
- the ispE gene encoding 4-(cytidine 5'-diphospho)-2-C-methyl-D-erythritol kinase, whose protein sequence is MITFPNAKINLGLNVVEKRADGYHNIETVFYPINLQDALEVNRLENRSEPFRLCVKGTLLDGAPEDNLVVKAYLLLREKYQLPPVDIHLYKHIPTGAGLGGGSADGAFMIKLLNEKFQIGLTVQEMEEYAARIGADCAFFVRNQPVFATGIGNIFEPVTCTLADYRLVLVKPQNAISTSEAYSRIKPHYPEKSVKEIIRQPVETWKDELKNDFEESVFALYPEIAAIKDKMYDLGAVYASMTGSGSAVYGIFRERIENIDAIFSGYFCRQREMI, encoded by the coding sequence ATGATAACATTCCCTAACGCCAAAATAAACTTAGGCCTCAACGTTGTAGAAAAACGTGCCGACGGATACCATAATATCGAAACCGTCTTTTATCCGATTAACCTGCAAGACGCACTCGAAGTAAACCGGTTGGAGAACAGAAGCGAACCTTTCCGCCTCTGTGTCAAAGGCACTCTGCTCGATGGTGCCCCCGAAGATAACCTTGTAGTAAAAGCCTACCTTTTGCTTCGCGAAAAATACCAGTTGCCTCCTGTCGACATTCATTTATATAAACATATCCCTACCGGAGCCGGATTAGGAGGAGGCTCTGCCGACGGAGCTTTCATGATTAAGCTATTGAACGAAAAATTCCAAATCGGACTGACCGTTCAGGAAATGGAAGAATATGCCGCACGCATCGGAGCCGATTGCGCTTTCTTTGTGCGCAACCAACCCGTATTTGCCACCGGCATCGGAAATATCTTCGAACCTGTCACTTGCACACTTGCCGATTATCGGCTGGTATTGGTCAAACCGCAAAACGCAATTTCGACCAGCGAAGCCTATAGCCGCATCAAGCCGCATTATCCGGAAAAATCGGTGAAAGAAATCATCCGCCAGCCCGTAGAGACTTGGAAAGACGAATTAAAAAATGATTTCGAAGAATCGGTGTTCGCCCTCTATCCCGAAATAGCCGCCATCAAAGACAAAATGTACGACTTGGGAGCCGTATATGCCTCGATGACAGGTTCCGGGTCAGCCGTTTACGGCATCTTCCGCGAACGGATTGAGAACATAGACGCCATTTTCAGCGGATACTTTTGCCGCCAACGAGAAATGATTTAA
- a CDS encoding RluA family pseudouridine synthase — protein sequence MSDPNIHRFTSPIEGIPLPSAFTYPFHYTPHPLVQMAAHEVQVYLRTRSDWEEELNKGKMFGVLLIQDKEGNVGYLTAFSGNLAQNNRQNGFVPPVYDLLRPDGFFKLEESEISDINRRIEALEKEETYLHLQHACQINMQTSQEALAKAKDEMKRAKLLREEKRGKGISPEEEAQLIKESQFQKAEYKRLEKRLKLQGEELKASLSVFENQIQILKHERKTRSAALQQKLFEQFRMLNAQGEEKDLCQIFHETPQGTPPAGAGECALPKLLQYAYQHNFHPLAMGEFWIGESPKEEIRHEGHFYPSCKNKCEPILKHMLIGLQVEPNPLAGRETKKKELEIVYEDEWLIVVNKPEGMLSTPGKLITDSVYTRLHTLYPTATGPLIVHRLDMATSGLLLVAKTKEIHYALQKMFASRRIQKRYTAWLNGIVTTDEGIINLPICPDYDNRPYQMVHSEYGKPAITRYKVLGRKEGKTRIAFYPLTGRTHQLRVHAAHPDGLNCPIIGDELYGKKADRLYLHAAGLSFIHPVTHQPLVIRKEAGF from the coding sequence ATGAGCGACCCAAACATCCATCGTTTTACATCGCCCATCGAAGGCATTCCTTTGCCTTCGGCATTCACATATCCCTTCCATTACACCCCTCACCCCTTGGTGCAAATGGCAGCACACGAAGTACAAGTCTATCTTCGTACCCGTTCCGATTGGGAAGAGGAATTGAATAAAGGAAAGATGTTCGGCGTGCTTCTGATACAAGACAAAGAAGGGAATGTGGGCTACCTGACGGCCTTCTCGGGAAACCTTGCCCAAAATAACCGGCAGAATGGATTCGTGCCTCCGGTATACGACCTCTTGCGCCCCGATGGATTCTTCAAATTAGAAGAAAGTGAAATATCTGACATCAACCGGCGCATCGAAGCATTGGAAAAAGAGGAAACCTACCTGCATCTGCAACATGCCTGTCAAATCAACATGCAGACCAGCCAAGAGGCATTGGCGAAAGCCAAGGATGAAATGAAACGAGCTAAGCTTTTGCGCGAAGAAAAGCGGGGAAAAGGAATCTCACCCGAAGAGGAAGCCCAACTTATCAAAGAAAGCCAGTTCCAAAAAGCCGAATACAAACGCCTGGAGAAAAGGCTAAAACTACAAGGAGAAGAACTAAAAGCCTCTCTCTCGGTTTTCGAGAATCAAATACAAATCTTAAAACACGAACGGAAAACCCGCTCGGCGGCACTCCAGCAAAAACTATTCGAACAGTTTCGCATGCTCAATGCTCAAGGAGAAGAAAAAGACCTTTGCCAAATCTTTCATGAAACCCCACAAGGCACACCACCTGCAGGAGCCGGCGAATGTGCCTTGCCCAAACTTCTGCAATACGCCTACCAACATAACTTTCACCCTTTAGCCATGGGAGAATTTTGGATCGGCGAATCTCCCAAAGAAGAAATCCGACACGAAGGACATTTCTATCCCTCGTGCAAGAATAAATGTGAACCCATACTGAAACACATGCTTATCGGATTACAGGTAGAACCCAATCCCTTGGCAGGAAGAGAGACAAAGAAAAAAGAACTGGAAATTGTATACGAAGACGAATGGCTAATTGTAGTAAATAAGCCTGAAGGCATGCTTTCCACACCTGGCAAACTGATCACAGATTCGGTCTATACCCGCCTGCATACACTTTATCCTACCGCAACAGGCCCACTTATTGTCCATCGCCTTGATATGGCTACATCCGGATTGTTGCTGGTTGCCAAAACCAAAGAAATTCATTATGCACTACAAAAAATGTTCGCTTCCCGACGGATACAAAAACGATACACAGCATGGCTGAACGGCATCGTAACCACAGATGAAGGTATCATCAACCTTCCTATTTGCCCCGACTATGACAATCGTCCTTATCAAATGGTGCATTCCGAATACGGGAAACCAGCCATTACCCGTTATAAAGTGCTCGGACGGAAAGAAGGTAAAACCCGCATTGCATTCTATCCCCTCACCGGACGCACTCACCAACTGCGCGTCCATGCGGCTCATCCCGACGGACTGAATTGCCCCATCATAGGCGATGAATTATATGGCAAGAAAGCAGACCGGCTCTACCTCCATGCCGCCGGACTTTCCTTTATCCATCCCGTCACTCACCAGCCACTCGTAATCCGGAAAGAAGCCGGATTCTGA
- a CDS encoding glycosyl hydrolase family 95 catalytic domain-containing protein, whose product MKRNLFILLLLLFPLMLLAQKEAKPIKVACVGNSITEGFALAHPETESYPAVLQRLLGDGYQVGNFGLTAHTLMMKGNLPYMSKQPFKDAQAFLPDIVTIKLGTNDSKPINWIHKEDFKKDLNTMIDAFEALPSHPRIYLCLPIPSDRKDWGINDSTIVNGIIPRIREMAHERNLPVIDLHTPMLPYYPKEYTDGVHPNKYGAIIIAENIYKALTGKDPVPAPGRADQTLWYDKPAKQWEETLPLGNGRLGMMPDGGITKEHIVLNEISMWSGSEADYRNPEAAESLPRIRQLLFEGKNKEAQELMYTSFVPKKPEKGGTFGCFQMLADMYINYTFPDTISQAKDYLRWLNLDEGVAYTTFTKNATRYIREYFVSRNKDVMLIHLQADRPDALGFHLTLSRPERGHVRKLSEGKLEITGTLDSGNERQEGIRYAAIAGVKLSGKKSRMHTHADGIEVSDADEAWIIVSANTSYMKGEIYQTETQRLLDQALASDLTQAKQEATGEYQQLFHRAGIELPENKTVSQLSTDKRLEAFQTQDDPSLAALYYNYGRYLLISSTRPGSLPPNLQGLWANGVMTPWNGDYHTNINVQMNHWPVEPCNLSELYQPLVDLIKRLVPSGEETAKAFYGSEAKGWVLHMMTNVWNYTSPGEHPSWGATNTGGAWLCAHLWEHYLYTGNKQYLADIYPLLKGASEFFYSTMVREPEHGWLVTAPTSSPENEFYVSKKDRTPISVCMGPTMDIQLVRELYTHVIEAASILHTDSLYANQLKEASAQLPPHQISKKGYLMEWLKDYEETDVHHRHVSHLYGLHPGNQISLYYTPELAEACKVTLERRGDGGTGWSRAWKINFWARLGDGNRAYTLFRNLLYPAYTQENPHEHGSGTFPNLFCSHPPFQIDGNWGGTSGISEMLIQSQDGFINLLPALPDSWKEGNLYGFKVRGGAMVSMKWKEGKPVEVILTGGWNPNVKIKMPESITEVSVNGEKRKAEKFVELTVPEGEIARLRF is encoded by the coding sequence ATGAAAAGAAACCTATTCATTCTCTTACTTCTGCTCTTCCCTCTGATGCTCCTTGCGCAAAAAGAGGCGAAGCCCATCAAGGTGGCTTGCGTAGGGAACAGCATCACCGAAGGATTTGCCCTGGCACATCCGGAAACAGAAAGCTATCCCGCCGTACTCCAACGCCTGCTGGGAGACGGGTATCAAGTAGGCAACTTCGGACTTACCGCCCATACCCTGATGATGAAAGGCAACCTGCCCTACATGAGCAAACAACCTTTCAAGGACGCACAAGCCTTCTTGCCCGACATCGTGACCATCAAGCTGGGAACAAACGATTCAAAACCAATAAACTGGATACACAAGGAAGACTTCAAGAAAGACTTGAACACGATGATAGATGCCTTCGAAGCACTCCCCTCGCATCCGCGCATCTACCTGTGCCTGCCCATTCCATCCGACCGGAAAGACTGGGGCATCAACGACAGTACCATCGTGAACGGCATCATCCCACGCATCCGTGAAATGGCACACGAACGTAACTTGCCCGTCATTGACCTGCACACGCCGATGCTTCCTTATTATCCGAAAGAATATACCGACGGAGTGCACCCGAACAAATACGGTGCCATCATAATAGCCGAAAATATCTACAAGGCACTGACCGGAAAAGACCCCGTACCTGCACCAGGCAGAGCCGACCAGACCCTATGGTATGACAAACCGGCAAAACAATGGGAAGAAACCCTTCCGCTGGGCAACGGACGTCTGGGCATGATGCCCGACGGAGGCATCACGAAAGAGCACATCGTACTGAATGAAATCAGCATGTGGAGCGGTTCGGAAGCAGACTACCGCAACCCGGAAGCTGCCGAAAGCCTTCCCCGCATCCGCCAACTCCTGTTTGAAGGCAAAAATAAAGAAGCACAAGAATTGATGTACACAAGCTTCGTACCCAAAAAACCTGAAAAAGGAGGCACATTCGGATGTTTCCAAATGCTTGCCGATATGTACATCAACTATACCTTCCCTGATACGATAAGCCAAGCGAAAGATTACCTGCGCTGGCTCAATCTGGATGAAGGTGTGGCATATACCACCTTCACGAAAAACGCTACGCGCTATATCCGCGAATATTTCGTGTCAAGAAACAAAGATGTAATGCTGATTCACCTGCAGGCAGATCGTCCGGACGCACTTGGATTCCATTTAACTTTGAGCCGTCCCGAACGGGGACATGTGCGGAAACTGAGCGAAGGGAAACTGGAAATAACGGGAACACTGGACAGCGGAAATGAACGGCAAGAAGGCATACGCTATGCTGCCATAGCCGGTGTAAAACTATCGGGCAAGAAAAGCCGGATGCATACTCATGCAGATGGCATTGAAGTTTCGGATGCTGACGAGGCATGGATTATCGTATCGGCGAACACTTCGTATATGAAAGGCGAAATCTATCAGACCGAAACCCAACGCCTGCTCGACCAAGCCCTGGCTTCCGACCTGACACAAGCCAAACAAGAAGCAACCGGTGAATACCAACAACTCTTCCACCGTGCCGGCATCGAATTACCCGAAAATAAAACCGTGTCCCAATTAAGCACCGACAAGCGGCTGGAGGCTTTCCAAACGCAGGATGACCCTTCTCTGGCTGCCCTTTATTACAATTACGGACGCTATCTGCTGATTAGCAGTACCCGCCCCGGAAGCTTGCCTCCCAACCTGCAAGGGCTTTGGGCGAACGGAGTAATGACTCCGTGGAATGGAGACTATCATACCAACATCAATGTCCAGATGAACCACTGGCCGGTAGAACCTTGCAATTTGTCGGAATTGTACCAACCGCTCGTCGACCTGATAAAAAGACTGGTACCCAGTGGAGAAGAAACCGCAAAGGCTTTCTATGGTTCCGAAGCAAAAGGCTGGGTACTCCACATGATGACCAACGTATGGAACTATACCTCACCGGGCGAACATCCTTCATGGGGAGCGACCAATACAGGAGGCGCATGGCTTTGCGCACATCTGTGGGAGCACTATCTGTATACGGGCAACAAACAATACCTTGCCGATATTTATCCCTTATTAAAAGGAGCTTCGGAGTTCTTCTACTCTACCATGGTACGTGAACCGGAACACGGATGGCTGGTGACGGCTCCCACTTCCTCTCCCGAAAACGAGTTTTATGTATCAAAGAAAGACCGGACCCCTATCAGCGTATGCATGGGACCCACGATGGACATCCAATTGGTAAGGGAACTTTACACCCATGTGATTGAAGCCGCATCCATCCTGCATACAGACTCTCTTTATGCCAATCAATTGAAAGAAGCAAGCGCCCAACTTCCTCCACACCAGATCAGCAAGAAGGGGTATCTGATGGAATGGCTCAAAGACTACGAAGAAACGGATGTACATCACCGGCACGTGTCGCATCTGTATGGTTTGCATCCGGGAAACCAAATCTCGCTTTATTATACACCCGAATTGGCAGAAGCATGTAAAGTTACGTTAGAACGAAGAGGAGACGGAGGAACAGGATGGAGCCGCGCATGGAAAATAAACTTCTGGGCACGACTGGGTGACGGAAACCGGGCATACACCTTATTCCGTAACCTGCTTTATCCTGCCTATACCCAAGAAAACCCCCATGAACACGGAAGCGGAACTTTTCCCAACCTGTTCTGTTCGCACCCGCCTTTCCAAATAGACGGGAACTGGGGAGGCACTTCGGGGATCAGTGAAATGCTGATACAAAGCCAGGATGGATTCATCAACCTGCTCCCTGCCCTGCCCGACTCGTGGAAAGAAGGAAACTTATACGGATTCAAAGTACGTGGAGGCGCTATGGTCAGCATGAAATGGAAAGAAGGAAAGCCGGTAGAAGTTATTCTTACCGGAGGCTGGAATCCGAATGTCAAGATTAAGATGCCGGAAAGCATAACCGAAGTTTCGGTGAACGGAGAGAAACGCAAAGCGGAAAAGTTTGTGGAACTTACGGTGCCGGAAGGGGAAATAGCAAGACTGCGCTTTTAA
- a CDS encoding UvrD-helicase domain-containing protein, with the protein MTDYPQLLVYKASAGSGKTFTLALHYIKQLVEDPTAYRHILAVTFTNKATAEMKNRILEQLYGLGYGLPTSKSYLQELKKTCALSDTEIRQAAIRALHNIIHDYSRFRIETIDSFFQAVLRNLARELELGANMTIELNNADVLSDTVDAMIEKLDRLSPLLSWLLEYIEQRISDDKRWDISDEIKGFGRNILDERYIEKGEGLRRKLADPAFIPAYRKKLESLRKDVLEQMKSFSQQFFDTLELNSLTPADLKNGTRGISSYFDKLSKGKLSNDVRNATVEKSLASAENWATQASPKRAEILSLATRELIPLLNTAEEFRTKNNLIANSCDLSLRYLNNLRLLAHIDEELRLQNQLHNRFLLSDTNALLHSLMNEGDAAFVYEKIGTSIDRVMIDEFQDTSRMQWENFHLLLKESLAQREGSLIVGDIKQSIYRWRNGDWKILAGLNTDSSLRIRELTLQTNWRSEARIVRFNNIFFTSACQTLNQRYEEEKGESCLPLLNAYSDVCQQTAKQTEKGYVKLTFLTDTPEQSYAEATLEELAKETECLIRHGIRTNDIAILVRKNKTIPAIADYFDKHTPYRIVSDEAFRLDASLAVCMMIDGLRYLTSPEDRIAGARLAVAYQREILHTHTTLNRILQDDISTYLPAGFTEHIAELRLMPLYELLEKLFLLFDMKGIEHQDAYLCAFYDAVTEYMQQHSSEPTAFITYWDERLHEKTIPSGEIEGIRILSIHKSKGLEFHTVLIPFCDWKMENETNNHLIWCQAQDDGLEPFNQLDLVPVNYSSAMAESVFKASYWDERLQLWVDNLNLLYVAFTRACKNLIIWGRTGNRQKGTVSELLEQTVPQLPIWSTREESDEDTPVTYTFGELFPSEMKAEKHSDNPLATPPESVTVRVESIETPIEFKQSNQSADFIQSEDESEEERKEYIRQGQLLHQVFASIRTENELPQAISRLVFEGVLESEKQAEQIEELARWALAHPHVRDWYDGTWELYNECSIIYADEAGNLQTRRPDRVMMKDGKVIVVDFKFGKKKQGYRSQVKEYMNLLTQMGYSNVKGYLWYVFENELENVRN; encoded by the coding sequence ATGACAGATTATCCGCAACTATTGGTTTACAAGGCATCAGCAGGTTCAGGAAAAACCTTTACCCTTGCCCTACATTATATTAAGCAATTAGTGGAAGACCCCACGGCCTACCGTCACATTCTGGCGGTAACTTTTACCAACAAGGCAACCGCCGAAATGAAAAACCGTATTCTGGAGCAATTATACGGATTAGGGTACGGTTTGCCGACATCCAAAAGCTACCTCCAAGAATTGAAGAAAACCTGTGCACTGAGCGATACAGAAATACGGCAAGCGGCAATCCGGGCATTACACAACATCATCCATGACTACAGCCGTTTCCGCATCGAAACCATTGATTCGTTTTTCCAAGCTGTATTACGCAATCTGGCACGCGAGCTGGAACTGGGAGCCAACATGACCATAGAACTGAATAACGCAGATGTGCTTTCGGATACTGTAGACGCCATGATAGAAAAGTTAGACAGGCTCTCTCCTTTATTAAGCTGGCTGTTGGAATACATCGAACAACGCATCTCGGACGATAAGAGATGGGATATTTCAGACGAAATCAAGGGATTCGGACGCAACATTCTTGATGAAAGATACATCGAGAAAGGCGAAGGATTGCGCCGCAAACTGGCAGACCCGGCATTCATCCCTGCCTACCGGAAGAAACTGGAATCACTCCGCAAAGACGTCTTGGAGCAGATGAAAAGCTTCAGCCAACAGTTTTTCGACACATTGGAACTGAACAGCTTAACACCCGCAGATTTGAAAAACGGCACACGAGGCATCAGCAGTTATTTCGACAAACTGAGCAAGGGCAAGCTGAGCAATGACGTACGAAACGCCACGGTAGAAAAAAGCCTGGCAAGCGCGGAAAACTGGGCGACACAGGCTTCCCCAAAACGTGCCGAAATCCTCAGCCTCGCCACACGCGAACTGATTCCCCTGCTTAACACCGCAGAAGAATTCCGCACAAAGAACAACCTGATAGCCAACTCGTGCGACCTCTCGCTCAGATACTTGAACAACCTGCGCTTGCTTGCTCACATTGACGAAGAACTTCGCCTGCAGAACCAGTTGCATAACCGCTTCCTCCTCTCAGACACCAACGCCCTGCTGCACAGCCTGATGAACGAAGGAGATGCTGCTTTCGTCTACGAAAAGATTGGCACCAGCATCGACAGGGTGATGATAGACGAGTTCCAAGACACTTCGCGCATGCAATGGGAAAACTTCCACCTGCTCTTGAAAGAAAGCCTTGCACAACGGGAAGGAAGCCTCATCGTAGGCGACATCAAACAGAGCATTTACCGCTGGCGGAACGGGGATTGGAAAATACTGGCTGGATTGAATACCGATTCCTCCTTACGTATCCGTGAACTGACCTTGCAAACCAATTGGCGAAGCGAAGCGCGCATTGTGCGTTTCAACAACATCTTCTTCACCTCTGCCTGCCAGACGCTGAACCAGCGTTACGAGGAAGAAAAAGGCGAATCGTGCCTGCCCCTGCTCAATGCCTATAGCGATGTATGTCAGCAAACGGCAAAACAGACCGAAAAGGGATATGTAAAGCTCACGTTCCTGACAGACACTCCGGAACAATCTTATGCCGAGGCAACCTTAGAAGAATTGGCAAAAGAGACCGAATGCCTTATCCGGCACGGCATCCGCACAAACGACATCGCCATTCTGGTGCGCAAAAACAAAACAATCCCTGCCATTGCCGATTACTTCGACAAACATACCCCCTACCGCATCGTATCAGATGAAGCCTTCCGGTTAGACGCCTCGCTGGCGGTATGCATGATGATAGACGGGCTGCGCTACCTCACCTCGCCCGAAGACCGTATAGCCGGAGCACGACTTGCCGTGGCATACCAGCGGGAAATCCTGCACACCCATACGACACTAAACCGCATTTTGCAGGATGACATCAGCACGTATTTGCCCGCTGGCTTCACAGAACACATCGCCGAACTGCGGCTGATGCCTCTATATGAACTACTGGAGAAACTTTTCCTCTTGTTCGACATGAAAGGAATCGAGCACCAAGATGCCTACCTCTGCGCTTTCTATGATGCCGTGACCGAATACATGCAGCAACACTCGTCTGAACCGACTGCATTCATCACCTATTGGGACGAACGCTTACACGAGAAAACCATTCCTTCGGGTGAAATAGAAGGCATCCGGATTCTCTCTATACACAAGTCGAAAGGATTGGAATTCCATACAGTCCTGATTCCTTTCTGCGATTGGAAAATGGAAAACGAGACCAATAACCACTTGATATGGTGCCAAGCGCAAGACGACGGATTAGAGCCGTTCAACCAACTGGACCTCGTGCCGGTGAACTATTCTTCGGCGATGGCAGAATCGGTATTCAAGGCAAGCTATTGGGACGAACGGCTTCAGCTTTGGGTAGACAACCTGAACTTGCTCTATGTAGCATTTACCCGCGCCTGCAAGAACCTTATTATATGGGGAAGAACCGGAAACCGCCAAAAAGGAACCGTATCCGAACTGCTGGAACAAACTGTTCCCCAACTTCCGATTTGGAGCACCCGCGAAGAAAGCGATGAAGACACTCCTGTCACATATACTTTCGGTGAGCTTTTCCCTTCGGAGATGAAAGCGGAAAAGCATTCGGACAATCCACTTGCCACGCCCCCCGAAAGTGTCACCGTACGGGTAGAGTCAATAGAAACCCCTATCGAATTCAAGCAATCGAACCAATCCGCCGACTTTATCCAAAGCGAAGACGAGAGCGAAGAAGAACGGAAAGAATACATCCGCCAAGGACAATTGCTGCATCAAGTATTTGCTTCAATCCGAACCGAAAATGAATTGCCGCAAGCCATTTCCCGTCTGGTTTTCGAAGGTGTGCTGGAATCGGAGAAGCAAGCGGAGCAAATCGAAGAATTGGCACGCTGGGCACTCGCTCATCCACACGTAAGGGACTGGTACGATGGGACATGGGAGTTATATAACGAATGCAGCATCATCTATGCCGATGAAGCGGGCAATCTCCAGACCCGACGCCCCGACCGTGTGATGATGAAAGACGGGAAAGTAATCGTAGTTGATTTCAAATTCGGAAAAAAGAAACAAGGTTACAGAAGCCAAGTAAAAGAATACATGAACCTGCTCACCCAAATGGGGTATTCCAATGTAAAAGGATATTTATGGTATGTATTTGAAAACGAATTAGAGAATGTCCGCAACTGA